A genomic segment from Burkholderiales bacterium encodes:
- a CDS encoding malonyl-CoA synthase, translated as MPSTIDPVAWLDAVLDTEPGRVFIETPDGKTYTYQDLADTSGRIASALTLRGVVAGDRVVAQVDKSPEALMLCVACWRLGAVFVPLNPAFTIPELEYFLGDAEPRVVIYRPQDKLTLAPIAQKKGVAHVETLGCAGEGTLTDLASARDSTDFPRFAGSPDEAIALLYTSGTTGRSKGAMITRRNLASNAAALVKAWRITKADVLLHALPIFHVHGLFIACNPLFAAGGRMLFLPKFEVNEIMRLMTRATVLMGVPTFYTRLLQHSDLDRKATAHMRLFISGSAPLLAETHSQFEAKTGHCILERYAMTETLVNTSNPYDGKRMAGTVGFAVPGVEIRVADPETGKHLSNPDSVGVLEVRGPNVFKGYWRNPEKTVAEFRADGFFVTGDLGKIDANNYVHLVGRAKDMIITGGFNVYPKEVEVEIDALAGVMESAVIGVPHPDFGEGVTAVVAKAKGATIDEKQVLTGLEQRLARYKHPKRVLFVDELPRNVMGKVQKNLLRKTYSTLYEQSNIVKES; from the coding sequence ACTTCGGGCCGTATTGCCAGCGCGCTCACACTGCGCGGTGTGGTTGCCGGAGACCGCGTGGTGGCGCAGGTTGATAAGTCGCCCGAAGCACTTATGCTTTGTGTTGCATGCTGGCGACTCGGCGCGGTGTTTGTGCCACTTAATCCGGCATTCACGATACCAGAGCTCGAGTACTTTTTGGGCGATGCCGAGCCAAGGGTCGTCATTTATCGCCCGCAAGACAAATTAACTTTGGCGCCTATCGCGCAGAAGAAAGGTGTAGCGCATGTCGAAACATTAGGCTGCGCCGGCGAGGGAACACTGACGGATTTGGCTTCAGCGCGCGACAGCACGGACTTTCCTCGATTTGCCGGTAGTCCGGATGAGGCAATTGCACTGCTCTACACTTCGGGTACGACCGGCCGCTCTAAGGGGGCCATGATTACTCGGCGCAATCTCGCGTCCAACGCCGCGGCGTTGGTGAAAGCGTGGCGAATTACAAAAGCCGACGTGCTGCTGCATGCTCTGCCGATTTTCCATGTTCACGGCCTATTTATAGCTTGCAACCCCCTCTTTGCAGCCGGTGGGCGCATGCTATTTTTACCGAAATTCGAAGTTAACGAAATTATGCGCCTAATGACGCGAGCTACCGTCTTGATGGGTGTACCGACGTTTTACACGCGGTTGCTGCAACATTCCGATCTTGACAGGAAAGCTACGGCACATATGCGCTTGTTCATCTCGGGCTCCGCACCACTGTTGGCAGAGACACACAGTCAATTCGAAGCCAAAACGGGCCATTGCATTCTCGAGCGTTACGCCATGACCGAAACACTGGTGAATACCTCCAACCCCTACGACGGAAAACGGATGGCGGGCACAGTGGGCTTCGCAGTCCCGGGAGTTGAGATCCGCGTGGCGGATCCAGAAACCGGTAAGCATCTGTCGAATCCGGATTCCGTCGGGGTGCTTGAGGTACGAGGACCAAATGTTTTCAAAGGTTATTGGCGCAATCCGGAGAAAACTGTAGCGGAGTTCCGCGCCGACGGCTTCTTCGTTACGGGCGACCTGGGCAAAATCGACGCGAACAACTATGTGCATCTGGTGGGTCGCGCTAAGGATATGATCATCACTGGCGGCTTTAACGTCTACCCAAAGGAAGTTGAGGTCGAAATCGACGCGCTGGCGGGTGTGATGGAAAGCGCGGTGATTGGCGTGCCGCATCCTGATTTTGGAGAGGGCGTCACTGCAGTGGTGGCGAAGGCAAAAGGAGCCACGATCGACGAAAAACAGGTGCTCACAGGTTTAGAGCAGCGACTGGCCCGCTATAAACACCCCAAGCGAGTGCTTTTTGTCGATGAACTGCCACGCAACGTCATGGGCAAGGTGCAGAAGAATCTACTGCGCAAAACTTACTCAACATTGTACGAACAAAGTAATATTGTCAAAGAATCCTGA
- a CDS encoding EF-hand domain-containing protein has product MLKSIGIALLTAMTLAFFAQPALSAQEDIQKLWLSSGYAHPGKGMRTMKMMHMMDTNKDGKVSKEEFMHYYEMVWDKMDPEHLGEISVNKWIGQ; this is encoded by the coding sequence ATGTTAAAATCAATTGGAATTGCGCTTTTAACCGCGATGACGCTGGCTTTCTTTGCTCAGCCCGCGCTGTCGGCGCAAGAAGATATTCAGAAACTGTGGCTGTCGAGCGGCTATGCCCATCCTGGCAAAGGCATGCGCACCATGAAGATGATGCACATGATGGATACAAATAAAGACGGCAAAGTCAGCAAAGAAGAGTTCATGCACTACTACGAGATGGTATGGGACAAGATGGATCCGGAACATCTCGGTGAAATAAGCGTAAACAAGTGGATCGGTCAATAA